Proteins encoded by one window of Candidatus Binatus sp.:
- the zwf gene encoding glucose-6-phosphate dehydrogenase: MDDLLSIQRAQPAPPCTVVIFGASGDLAKRKLIPSLYNLAACGQGMLPARSAVLGFARRELSLDQFRNSAHDWTARFSRLKVDEACWAAFADGLDYLSGLDRPDGFVKLKAKLEAIEKARGIPPNRVYYLATPPEAIGESVERLAQAGLINGPDAPNISRVVVEKPIGHDLASALEINRVLVRHLDESQIFRIDHYLGKETVQNLLVLRFSNNIFERLWGSRNVDHVQITVAEAEGLGTRAMYYDRAGALRDMVQNHILQTLSLLTMEAPVSLDAAAIMDAKLNVLRTLRPITAQHARANTVRARYGAGLDAEGKPVAGYMDEAGVPDNSRAETFIALKTYIDNWRWSGVPFFIRTGKRMKRRASSIYVQFKDVPQILFNRDSAIPANALTIRIQPDEGFSFDVMTKRPGLDLVLQPVRMNLSYKTAFGDGASPDGYERLLLDVMDGDHTLFPSAQFVEKSWEFVQGISDSWSNGAHVPMAEYPAGSWGPKEADALIGTAGRVWHEP, from the coding sequence ATGGACGATCTACTGAGCATACAACGAGCCCAACCGGCGCCGCCGTGCACGGTGGTGATATTCGGCGCGTCGGGCGATCTGGCCAAGCGCAAGCTGATCCCGTCGCTGTACAATCTCGCCGCGTGCGGCCAGGGCATGCTGCCCGCGAGAAGCGCGGTGCTGGGATTTGCGCGGCGCGAATTGTCGCTCGACCAGTTCCGCAATAGCGCGCACGATTGGACCGCCCGGTTCTCGCGCCTGAAAGTCGATGAGGCCTGCTGGGCGGCGTTCGCCGACGGCCTCGACTATCTATCCGGGCTCGACCGTCCCGACGGCTTCGTAAAACTTAAAGCGAAACTTGAAGCTATCGAAAAAGCCCGCGGTATCCCGCCCAATCGCGTTTACTACCTGGCGACCCCGCCCGAAGCGATCGGCGAGTCGGTAGAGCGGCTGGCCCAGGCCGGCCTGATCAATGGGCCGGATGCGCCGAACATCTCAAGGGTGGTCGTCGAAAAACCGATCGGCCACGACCTGGCGAGCGCACTGGAAATCAATCGCGTGCTGGTGAGGCATCTCGACGAGTCGCAGATTTTCCGGATCGATCACTACCTCGGCAAGGAGACCGTGCAGAACCTGCTGGTGCTGCGCTTCTCGAACAATATTTTCGAGCGCCTGTGGGGCAGCCGCAACGTCGATCACGTGCAAATCACCGTGGCGGAGGCGGAAGGGCTGGGTACCCGCGCGATGTATTACGATCGTGCCGGCGCACTGCGCGACATGGTGCAGAACCACATCCTGCAAACGCTGTCGCTGCTCACGATGGAAGCGCCGGTGTCGCTCGACGCGGCGGCGATCATGGACGCGAAGCTCAACGTGTTGCGCACGCTCCGTCCGATCACGGCGCAGCATGCGCGCGCGAATACGGTGCGGGCGCGGTACGGCGCGGGCCTCGACGCCGAGGGCAAGCCGGTGGCCGGTTACATGGATGAAGCGGGGGTCCCCGACAATTCGCGCGCCGAGACGTTCATCGCGCTCAAGACGTATATCGACAACTGGCGATGGTCGGGGGTGCCGTTTTTCATTCGGACCGGCAAGCGGATGAAGCGGCGAGCGAGCTCGATCTACGTCCAGTTCAAAGACGTGCCGCAGATTCTGTTCAATCGCGATTCGGCGATTCCCGCCAACGCGCTGACGATTCGGATTCAGCCCGACGAGGGTTTTTCGTTCGACGTGATGACCAAGCGGCCGGGGCTGGACCTGGTACTGCAACCGGTGCGGATGAATCTCAGTTACAAGACTGCGTTCGGCGACGGCGCCTCGCCCGACGGATACGAACGACTCCTGCTCGACGTGATGGACGGCGACCATACGCTGTTCCCCAGCGCGCAGTTCGTCGAGAAGTCGTGGGAGTTCGTGCAGGGGATATCGGATTCGTGGAGCAACGGCGCACATGTGCCGATGGCCGAGTATCCGGCGGGAAGCTGGGGACCCAAAGAGGCCGACGCGTTGATTGGCACGGCAGGGCGAGTGTGGCATGAACCTTGA
- a CDS encoding VanZ family protein — MGQWVPVVMWGALIFILSTSAFTAANTSRIIDPILRWLIPAITAASVDVCHALIRKAAHFTEYGVLFWLLVRGPMARRPYLALMLCVVYALTDEGHQAFVPGRTPSLYDVALDSSGALFSHFLSTAIAEIA; from the coding sequence TTGGGTCAATGGGTCCCGGTAGTTATGTGGGGCGCCTTGATCTTTATTCTCTCGACTTCGGCGTTTACCGCCGCCAACACCAGCCGGATCATCGACCCGATTCTGCGATGGTTGATTCCCGCAATCACCGCCGCGTCGGTTGACGTATGCCACGCGCTGATTCGCAAGGCCGCGCATTTTACCGAATATGGAGTGCTTTTTTGGCTGTTGGTCCGCGGTCCGATGGCGCGGCGGCCCTACCTGGCGTTGATGCTTTGTGTAGTGTACGCGCTGACCGACGAGGGCCATCAGGCGTTCGTGCCCGGTCGCACCCCGTCGCTATATGATGTCGCACTGGATTCGAGCGGCGCGCTCTTCAGCCATTTCCTGAGCACCGCAATCGCCGAAATCGCCTAG
- a CDS encoding glutathione S-transferase family protein, whose amino-acid sequence MAAKLYQFLGSPFCAKVRKLLAFKGVEFEVVEVDYLERKELLIASGQIMVPAVTLEGGETIVDSARIALRLEELYPEPTIFPAGWRGMHLVLADYIDNQLEDALYRVALGDELALHVGEGADRAALWRLIRERKYGAGFVDRTISEHSANWQRARAALAPFEEQLAGTAFLTGRIGLADFALYGQLFYLAFTGDLKIPADMKNLRAFFGRVDRISAVLEQQG is encoded by the coding sequence ATGGCGGCGAAGCTGTACCAGTTTCTCGGCAGCCCGTTCTGCGCCAAGGTGCGCAAGCTGCTGGCGTTCAAGGGCGTCGAGTTCGAAGTGGTCGAGGTTGACTACCTCGAGCGCAAGGAATTGCTGATCGCGTCGGGGCAGATAATGGTGCCGGCGGTCACGCTCGAGGGCGGCGAGACGATCGTCGATTCCGCGCGAATCGCGCTGCGACTCGAGGAGCTTTATCCCGAGCCGACGATTTTCCCCGCGGGATGGCGCGGGATGCATCTGGTGCTGGCCGATTATATCGACAACCAGCTCGAGGACGCGCTGTATCGGGTCGCGCTCGGCGACGAGCTCGCGCTTCACGTTGGGGAGGGTGCGGATCGCGCCGCGCTATGGCGTCTGATTCGCGAGCGCAAGTACGGCGCGGGTTTCGTCGATCGAACCATCTCGGAGCATTCGGCCAACTGGCAGCGCGCGCGCGCCGCTCTGGCGCCGTTCGAGGAGCAATTGGCGGGCACGGCGTTTCTGACCGGCAGGATCGGCCTGGCGGATTTCGCGCTCTATGGCCAGTTGTTCTACCTGGCGTTCACGGGCGATCTGAAAATTCCCGCCGACATGAAAAATCTGCGCGCGTTCTTCGGACGGGTAGATCGGATCAGCGCAGTGCTCGAGCAGCAGGGGTGA
- a CDS encoding TIGR03668 family PPOX class F420-dependent oxidoreductase, which translates to MATKAQRAAANDPAVRLGNPHVREFVAGARIAHLATADGAGAPHNVPLCYWFDGEHIYFAIDEKPKRQTGLALKRMRNIAENPRVAIVIDHYEEDWSQLAYVLIRGHARVVEDAEEYLLAIRHLRDKYLQYRAMSLTPEKNPIVKVEPVSVHAWGARFSRGAEE; encoded by the coding sequence ATGGCAACGAAAGCGCAACGCGCCGCAGCGAATGATCCGGCCGTCCGGCTTGGCAATCCGCACGTGCGGGAGTTTGTCGCCGGCGCGCGCATCGCCCATCTGGCGACCGCCGACGGCGCCGGCGCTCCGCACAACGTACCGCTCTGCTACTGGTTCGACGGCGAGCACATCTACTTCGCGATCGACGAGAAACCCAAGCGTCAAACCGGTTTGGCGCTCAAGCGGATGCGCAATATCGCGGAAAATCCGCGCGTCGCAATCGTGATCGATCACTATGAAGAAGACTGGTCGCAACTCGCGTACGTGCTGATTCGCGGACACGCGCGCGTGGTCGAAGACGCCGAAGAATACCTGCTCGCGATACGTCATCTGCGCGACAAGTATCTGCAGTACCGCGCGATGAGTCTGACGCCGGAGAAAAATCCAATCGTGAAGGTCGAACCGGTCAGCGTGCACGCGTGGGGCGCGCGCTTTAGCAGGGGTGCCGAAGAGTGA
- a CDS encoding HEAT repeat domain-containing protein, with protein sequence MLKQTGTAAIEKSMRELGDARKTVQRRAIDELVAIAGSGNPIVTEKLRESIASADRRVRWAAAYALGQIGAGAFAIDCADALCEAMSDDDGDIRWAATDLMVRLGRENPAPISARILKLAADPLSRRNARKMALYCIRDLDLTGPELLAVAERAVHDADAHVRLAALAVLSRLRDAPEAAARIILECLKSDPDAGVRRARSLGARQCSKRHRRRHGGA encoded by the coding sequence ATGTTGAAACAAACCGGCACCGCCGCCATCGAGAAATCGATGCGGGAACTTGGCGACGCGCGCAAAACCGTTCAACGCCGCGCGATCGATGAACTCGTGGCGATTGCCGGGTCAGGCAATCCAATCGTCACTGAAAAACTTCGCGAGTCGATCGCAAGCGCCGATCGCCGCGTGCGATGGGCGGCTGCGTACGCGCTGGGCCAAATCGGTGCGGGCGCGTTTGCGATCGACTGCGCGGACGCGCTGTGCGAGGCGATGTCCGACGACGACGGCGATATCAGGTGGGCGGCGACCGACCTGATGGTCCGCCTCGGGCGCGAAAATCCCGCGCCGATCAGCGCGCGCATCCTCAAACTCGCTGCCGATCCCTTAAGCCGCCGCAACGCGCGCAAGATGGCGCTCTACTGCATCCGCGACCTCGATCTCACCGGCCCTGAACTGCTCGCCGTCGCCGAGCGCGCCGTGCACGACGCGGATGCTCACGTGCGGCTGGCGGCGCTGGCAGTGCTGTCGCGGCTCCGCGACGCGCCCGAAGCGGCGGCGAGAATCATACTCGAATGCCTCAAATCCGATCCGGACGCGGGCGTGCGCCGCGCCCGCAGCCTCGGCGCTCGGCAATGTTCAAAGCGCCACCGCCGACGCCACGGCGGCGCTTAG
- a CDS encoding lipoyl protein ligase domain-containing protein translates to MPELDLILAPALAPDDLIGLELHFLDAIAARQTAPVLLIYASPGRCISIGRYHLFGAAPAHSENGISVIRRLTGGRVAGAGQGWLGLALIAPTRTALLMEDAAPVKKLKPEQIMNRYARGILTGLRALGIDCFYPGRDAITFKQREIAMCTFETDAAGAMLFEAAIAHNRGMEELVHDLERIDPDGALSCRMYDAASATKVVRELARDVSFDELAGAIASGYRSSLGQTRRRELTAIESAQAQHRGDALANSNSMHRPVAGASPTLRNRIASQLGAIEAAVALKADRTIEAVRLSGDFIANSPAIAQLESELRGHPLDLASVSHAVAKTFGDNETDNFFLGAGELSNLVRLIAGVN, encoded by the coding sequence GTGCCCGAGCTCGACCTAATCCTCGCGCCCGCGCTGGCTCCCGATGATCTCATCGGCCTCGAGCTTCATTTTCTCGACGCCATCGCCGCGCGCCAGACAGCGCCGGTCCTGCTGATCTACGCGTCGCCGGGCCGCTGCATCTCGATCGGCCGTTATCATTTATTTGGCGCCGCGCCCGCACACAGCGAAAACGGAATCAGCGTGATACGGCGTCTGACCGGCGGCCGCGTCGCCGGCGCGGGCCAAGGATGGCTCGGCCTTGCGCTGATTGCTCCGACGCGCACCGCGCTGCTGATGGAAGACGCCGCGCCAGTTAAAAAACTGAAGCCCGAGCAGATCATGAATCGCTACGCGCGCGGCATCCTGACCGGCCTGCGGGCGCTCGGAATCGACTGTTTCTACCCCGGCCGCGACGCGATAACCTTCAAGCAGCGCGAGATTGCCATGTGCACTTTCGAGACTGACGCCGCGGGCGCGATGCTTTTCGAGGCGGCGATCGCGCACAACCGCGGGATGGAAGAATTGGTGCACGATTTGGAACGCATCGATCCCGACGGCGCGCTTTCATGCCGCATGTATGACGCCGCGTCCGCCACCAAGGTGGTGCGCGAGCTTGCTCGCGACGTCTCTTTCGACGAGCTTGCCGGCGCGATCGCGTCGGGCTACCGCAGTTCGCTCGGGCAGACTCGACGCCGCGAGTTGACCGCGATCGAATCCGCCCAGGCGCAGCACCGCGGGGATGCGCTCGCCAACTCGAACTCGATGCACCGGCCCGTCGCGGGAGCATCGCCGACGCTCCGAAATCGAATTGCATCGCAACTCGGCGCCATCGAGGCTGCGGTCGCGCTCAAAGCCGACCGTACCATCGAGGCCGTGCGGCTCAGTGGCGATTTCATCGCCAATTCGCCGGCTATCGCCCAACTCGAAAGCGAACTTCGCGGCCATCCGCTCGACCTGGCATCGGTCTCACATGCGGTCGCCAAGACGTTTGGCGACAACGAAACCGACAATTTCTTTCTCGGCGCGGGCGAACTGTCCAATCTCGTGCGCCTGATCGCGGGCGTGAATTGA